In Sporosarcina psychrophila, a genomic segment contains:
- a CDS encoding transposase — MYIRKKLKKRRSTFETKLYAVTQVIEFNRNKRLVAEEIGFSVNSVINWVKTFEQHGETGLQSKYPDLLSDDRIELERLRCFERKYYQQQEEIEILKKFQVFLKENENKSHMMP; from the coding sequence ATGTATATCCGGAAAAAGTTAAAAAAGCGTCGTTCAACATTTGAAACAAAATTATATGCGGTTACACAAGTGATAGAGTTCAACCGAAACAAAAGGCTTGTTGCCGAAGAAATTGGCTTCAGTGTAAATTCAGTAATTAATTGGGTCAAAACCTTTGAACAGCACGGTGAGACTGGTCTTCAATCGAAATACCCAGACTTACTATCAGATGATAGGATTGAATTAGAACGCCTACGTTGCTTTGAGAGGAAATATTATCAACAACAAGAGGAGATTGAAATTCTAAAAAAGTTCCAGGTCTTTCTCAAGGAGAACGAAAACAAAAGTCATATGATGCCATAA
- a CDS encoding IS3 family transposase, whose translation MRKEYSVERLCKTLGVSKSGYYDYMKRPQQGPSDRDLRDIKAIKRTYNKSKGTYGCKHIAGELKERGHIINHKRVARLMHELNLASKIRKARITRETRTNLVGHVYPNILNRNFDVDSPNLKWVMDLTEIKAEGAKLFISAIVDLFNRELTALAVGSRPIYELVEATINMAMNERDLQSMKGILFHTDQGSVFTSLQHHKKSKELGFTPSMSRKANCWDNAVIESIFSHFKTEFDFHYPLNNYAQAKIDLLAIRNYFNNERSQKRLGYKTPKAFLEAHLLPQS comes from the coding sequence TTGAGAAAGGAATATTCGGTTGAAAGACTTTGCAAGACACTTGGTGTATCAAAAAGTGGGTATTATGATTACATGAAGCGCCCACAACAAGGACCATCAGATCGTGATCTCCGAGATATTAAAGCTATAAAACGAACGTATAATAAGAGCAAAGGTACTTATGGTTGTAAACATATTGCAGGAGAACTTAAAGAAAGAGGCCACATTATAAACCATAAACGCGTGGCCAGATTAATGCATGAATTGAATTTAGCATCTAAGATAAGAAAGGCAAGAATCACTAGAGAAACAAGAACAAACCTTGTTGGCCATGTTTATCCAAATATATTAAATCGAAATTTTGATGTAGATTCTCCGAATCTAAAATGGGTTATGGACCTCACCGAAATCAAAGCAGAGGGCGCAAAACTGTTCATTTCAGCTATTGTTGATTTGTTCAATCGAGAACTAACTGCGCTGGCTGTTGGTTCCAGGCCGATTTATGAGCTAGTGGAAGCTACTATTAATATGGCAATGAATGAACGTGATCTTCAGTCGATGAAAGGCATTCTCTTCCATACCGATCAAGGAAGTGTCTTTACATCACTTCAGCACCATAAGAAATCAAAGGAACTTGGCTTTACGCCAAGTATGTCGAGAAAAGCAAACTGTTGGGACAACGCGGTCATTGAAAGTATCTTTTCTCACTTCAAAACCGAATTTGATTTTCATTATCCTTTGAATAATTATGCACAGGCTAAAATCGACTTACTGGCCATCCGCAACTACTTTAACAATGAGAGAAGCCAAAAACGTTTAGGGTATAAGACACCTAAAGCCTTCTTGGAAGCGCACTTGTTACCTCAAAGCTAG
- a CDS encoding peptide-methionine (S)-S-oxide reductase, whose translation MEVVYFAGGCLWGVQAFIKTLPGVTFTEAGRANGTSHTLEGNYDGYAECVKTGFDPTVVTISELMGYLFEIIDPYSLNKQGQDVGEKYRTGVYSEKPEHLEEAKTFLSGRNDYDLIVVEVLPLTNYVRSAEEHQDRLARCPNDYCHIPEELLSRYK comes from the coding sequence ATGGAAGTAGTATATTTTGCAGGTGGATGCTTATGGGGAGTACAAGCTTTTATAAAAACGTTACCCGGAGTTACGTTTACAGAAGCAGGAAGAGCTAATGGAACAAGTCATACACTTGAGGGTAATTATGATGGGTACGCCGAATGTGTAAAAACAGGATTTGATCCGACAGTTGTAACAATCAGCGAATTAATGGGGTATTTATTTGAAATCATTGATCCATACAGTTTGAATAAACAAGGACAGGATGTTGGCGAAAAATACAGAACAGGCGTATATAGTGAAAAGCCTGAACACTTAGAAGAGGCAAAGACGTTTCTTAGTGGGAGAAATGATTATGACCTCATAGTTGTTGAAGTATTACCTCTTACAAACTATGTGAGAAGTGCAGAAGAACATCAAGATAGGTTAGCTAGATGTCCAAATGATTATTGTCATATTCCAGAAGAACTATTAAGTAGGTATAAGTAG
- a CDS encoding DUF2798 domain-containing protein, with translation MRIKARYKQLIFAFLMAFSISMFISFVLVSINIGYGSTFLKTWLITWSRAFICAFFAAYFFPRYIQKVMAKIEFV, from the coding sequence TTGAGAATTAAAGCACGCTATAAACAATTGATTTTTGCTTTTTTAATGGCTTTTAGTATTAGTATGTTTATTTCGTTTGTATTAGTGTCAATTAATATTGGGTATGGAAGTACCTTTTTGAAAACATGGTTAATAACATGGAGTAGAGCTTTCATTTGTGCCTTTTTTGCAGCTTACTTTTTCCCACGCTATATCCAGAAAGTTATGGCCAAAATTGAATTTGTCTAA
- a CDS encoding MarR family winged helix-turn-helix transcriptional regulator, translated as MDNKRTDKLEQFQNVFQDVFGKMKAKQNFYPKTEYKLSNGHITILIHLHHVEKCRASDITNYLGITSGGCTVLTETLLKHNLIQKKRSPKDKRIVELTLTVEGEKIVDQIIKSRVMSFTQLLVDLEENELDQMISVFQKLNQKL; from the coding sequence GTGGATAACAAACGTACAGATAAATTAGAGCAATTTCAAAATGTATTCCAAGATGTTTTTGGGAAAATGAAAGCAAAACAAAACTTTTATCCTAAAACGGAATATAAATTAAGTAATGGTCATATTACGATTCTTATACATTTGCATCATGTAGAAAAATGTAGAGCAAGTGATATTACAAATTATTTAGGCATCACTTCGGGTGGATGTACTGTTTTAACGGAAACACTTTTAAAACATAATTTAATTCAAAAAAAGCGTTCTCCGAAAGATAAACGAATCGTGGAATTGACTTTAACAGTAGAAGGTGAAAAGATTGTTGACCAAATAATTAAAAGTCGTGTTATGAGTTTTACGCAGCTACTAGTGGATTTAGAAGAAAATGAACTGGATCAAATGATTTCAGTATTTCAAAAACTGAATCAAAAATTATAA
- a CDS encoding transposase family protein → MDELITLLDENLICTGMDISSDFIYFFVTSTRKECVCPSCQSVSSRVHSHYNRNFQDLPIQDKKVIVTLSNRKKFCDNPSCHQTTFAGNCFIDNKTKKTKRLKETIMEVSLTQSYVSAAVYLTKHLVDVKKSTICNYQKKCIGNKYRED, encoded by the coding sequence ATGGATGAACTCATCACATTACTTGACGAAAACTTGATTTGTACAGGTATGGACATATCTTCAGATTTCATTTATTTCTTTGTGACATCTACTCGAAAAGAATGTGTGTGTCCTTCCTGTCAAAGTGTATCTTCTCGAGTCCACTCTCACTATAATCGAAACTTTCAAGATTTGCCGATTCAAGATAAAAAGGTAATTGTTACGCTATCTAATCGAAAAAAGTTTTGTGATAATCCATCATGTCATCAGACGACTTTTGCCGGAAATTGTTTTATTGACAATAAAACGAAGAAAACCAAACGATTGAAAGAAACCATTATGGAAGTTTCACTGACACAAAGTTATGTCTCTGCTGCAGTCTATCTAACGAAACACTTAGTCGACGTTAAAAAGAGCACAATCTGTAATTATCAAAAAAAGTGTATTGGTAATAAATACAGAGAAGATTGA
- a CDS encoding NAD-dependent succinate-semialdehyde dehydrogenase, whose translation MINTFQVKNPATGKNMSTVTCNSPEEIKQCLQKGHDAFKTWKKTTAHKRSHLLLKWSNLIQKHKMDIAKIITEENGKPLAESISEVDYATSYIDWYAEEAKRIYGRVIPTHDEGKRLIVSKHPIGLVAAITPWNFPAAMMTRKAAPALATGCTFIIKPAEETPLTTIRLIELAHEAGIPADVIQFVNGEGKSVGEIFTGSDLIRKITFTGSTPVGKSLIKASADTVKSVTMELGGHAPVIITKDADIDMAVTQTIITKFRNAGQTCVCANRIIVHESIINEFSRKLVDKAKQLVVGNGLDKNTDIGPIINEVSYKKIVHHINDAIEKGATVLTGANYEVDNENKTFFIHPTVLTDVTDNMKIMYEETFGPVVPLITFKELDEAIEIANNTPYGLAAYFFTNNYKVGNYLFDNLDYGIIGWNDGAPSAAHVPFGGMKESGLGREGGIEGIEPYLETKYLSIGNL comes from the coding sequence ATGATTAATACATTTCAAGTAAAAAACCCTGCAACTGGCAAAAACATGTCTACTGTAACCTGTAACAGTCCAGAAGAAATTAAACAATGTTTACAAAAAGGGCATGACGCTTTTAAAACTTGGAAAAAGACAACTGCTCATAAAAGATCTCATCTACTTTTAAAGTGGTCGAATTTAATCCAAAAACATAAAATGGATATCGCTAAAATAATTACCGAGGAAAATGGAAAGCCGCTTGCTGAATCAATCAGTGAAGTTGATTATGCAACGAGTTATATTGACTGGTATGCAGAAGAAGCTAAACGAATTTACGGTAGAGTAATTCCCACGCATGATGAAGGGAAACGTCTTATAGTAAGTAAACATCCAATTGGATTAGTTGCAGCAATTACACCGTGGAATTTTCCGGCAGCAATGATGACTCGTAAGGCAGCACCAGCACTTGCTACTGGATGTACATTTATTATAAAACCCGCCGAGGAAACTCCCCTAACGACAATTAGATTAATTGAACTTGCTCATGAAGCTGGTATTCCAGCAGATGTTATTCAATTTGTAAATGGGGAAGGTAAATCTGTCGGTGAAATTTTTACAGGAAGCGATCTTATTCGGAAAATTACATTCACTGGTTCTACCCCTGTTGGGAAATCACTAATAAAAGCAAGTGCTGACACCGTTAAAAGTGTAACGATGGAACTTGGTGGACATGCACCAGTAATTATTACCAAGGACGCAGATATTGATATGGCGGTTACGCAAACGATTATTACTAAATTCCGTAATGCTGGTCAAACTTGTGTTTGTGCTAATCGGATAATTGTTCATGAATCCATCATCAATGAATTTTCTAGAAAACTTGTTGATAAAGCTAAACAACTCGTTGTTGGAAATGGACTTGATAAAAATACCGATATTGGCCCGATTATTAATGAAGTCAGTTACAAAAAAATCGTTCATCATATAAATGACGCTATTGAAAAGGGGGCAACAGTGTTGACAGGTGCAAATTACGAGGTCGATAATGAGAATAAAACATTTTTTATTCACCCAACTGTGCTAACCGACGTTACTGATAATATGAAAATCATGTATGAAGAAACATTTGGTCCGGTTGTACCATTAATCACTTTCAAAGAATTAGATGAAGCAATTGAAATTGCTAACAATACCCCATATGGGCTAGCTGCATATTTTTTTACAAACAACTATAAAGTCGGAAACTATTTATTCGATAATCTAGATTACGGGATTATAGGCTGGAACGATGGGGCTCCTTCCGCAGCTCACGTCCCATTCGGTGGTATGAAAGAAAGTGGTCTTGGACGAGAAGGTGGAATTGAAGGAATTGAACCATATCTAGAAACGAAATATTTATCCATCGGAAATTTATGA
- a CDS encoding cytosine permease translates to MVNFQSSPEHDLYNSDLRPVNDDERTIKPTGYGIIWFGVAVQLSGFISFSPLVNHLTIGQYSLAILIGTVILGLISLMAQDIGLKYGISFATSVSTAFGYIGGRFVNLVRIIPSLFFTGVNTYIGAIALNEIFKIVFGFESIVLGIILNVILMIAITLTKVKGLERFITFVVPLLIVMGIYMMYVVLSAYNVSFFEIFSIGNLQGEKPTLSTWLFCAAVMTGGYISFALGMNDVTKDCKRYGDSNKWFPNNKKYIIPTFIGIIPAVWFYAILGSVTMALSGTTKGSDVLVIISGLVQEKSVALAILLHLFIVVAQASTNTTANMLPGAYAISSLFPKKVSYKSAVYIFAILFFVLLPLAMGDKVNLIISLFSATVAPAVAIVGVDYYLLRKRKIDLDEIYNSQGKYKYTKGINIVSITIYIVSSLIGAFFFSEQSLFVTMPLAGVLYYIAANIFKRKYPVMIEEQVSGEKSNYSDTGVEIVK, encoded by the coding sequence ATGGTGAATTTTCAGTCTTCCCCTGAACATGATCTTTATAACTCAGATTTAAGACCAGTGAATGACGACGAAAGAACAATTAAACCAACAGGCTATGGGATAATTTGGTTTGGTGTAGCAGTGCAGTTATCAGGATTTATTAGTTTTTCTCCACTAGTTAATCACCTTACCATAGGACAATATTCTTTGGCGATATTAATTGGAACAGTCATATTGGGTCTAATAAGCTTAATGGCTCAGGATATTGGTTTAAAATACGGTATAAGTTTTGCAACTTCAGTTTCTACCGCATTTGGGTATATAGGTGGTAGATTCGTTAATTTAGTACGGATTATTCCTAGTTTGTTCTTTACCGGAGTAAACACATATATTGGAGCAATCGCTTTAAATGAGATATTTAAAATTGTTTTTGGCTTTGAAAGTATAGTTCTTGGTATAATTTTGAATGTTATACTGATGATTGCTATAACTTTGACAAAAGTGAAAGGACTTGAGAGGTTTATTACTTTCGTTGTTCCATTATTAATTGTAATGGGGATATACATGATGTATGTTGTTCTTTCCGCTTATAATGTATCTTTCTTTGAAATATTTAGTATTGGAAATTTACAAGGTGAAAAACCAACTTTAAGCACATGGCTTTTTTGTGCAGCAGTAATGACGGGCGGATATATTAGTTTCGCATTAGGTATGAACGATGTTACCAAAGATTGCAAAAGGTATGGTGACAGTAATAAGTGGTTTCCGAATAATAAGAAATATATTATCCCCACATTTATTGGTATAATCCCAGCTGTATGGTTTTATGCTATTTTAGGAAGTGTGACTATGGCTCTGTCCGGCACTACAAAAGGATCAGATGTTTTAGTTATTATTTCTGGATTAGTTCAAGAAAAATCAGTAGCTTTGGCAATATTACTTCACTTATTTATTGTAGTAGCACAAGCTTCCACTAATACCACAGCGAACATGTTACCTGGAGCATATGCAATTTCAAGCCTTTTTCCAAAGAAAGTAAGTTATAAATCAGCGGTTTATATATTTGCTATACTGTTTTTTGTTTTATTACCTTTAGCAATGGGAGATAAAGTAAACCTTATTATTTCTTTATTTAGTGCGACAGTAGCTCCGGCAGTTGCTATCGTTGGCGTAGATTATTATTTACTCAGAAAAAGAAAGATAGACCTCGATGAAATTTATAATTCCCAAGGGAAATATAAATATACTAAGGGAATAAACATTGTATCTATAACTATTTATATAGTGTCCTCCCTAATTGGCGCCTTCTTTTTTTCTGAACAAAGTCTTTTTGTTACAATGCCTTTGGCAGGCGTGCTTTATTACATCGCGGCTAATATATTTAAACGGAAGTACCCAGTTATGATTGAAGAGCAAGTAAGTGGCGAAAAATCTAACTACTCGGACACAGGCGTCGAAATAGTTAAATAA
- a CDS encoding biotin-dependent carboxyltransferase family protein, whose protein sequence is MINVLKPGLHTTIQDFGRVGYYEIGMPPSGALDKYSYSVANLLVGNDPKAAVLEITYMGPELEFKENTLIAITGGEIPPKINRESVPMYETLKINAGDVLSFDFLKNGARVYLSVAGGIDVPEIMSSRSTYTLSKIGGINGRALKEGDTLFIGNLKNKSIKEGVKLPPELITEFSNTHELRIIEGLYNHRITQESRERFFEIEWTVTPDANRVGYRLKGERLNFVPRKQPYGAGSNPSNVVDVGYPIGSIQIPDGIEPIILLNDAVTSGGYATVGTVISADLDVLAQAKTHDKLKFISISMGEALQVRKEQNKRIEMIEEFIYKH, encoded by the coding sequence ATGATTAATGTCCTTAAACCAGGTTTGCATACAACTATTCAAGATTTTGGAAGGGTAGGATACTATGAGATAGGCATGCCTCCATCAGGTGCACTTGATAAATATTCGTACTCAGTAGCCAATTTATTAGTAGGAAACGATCCAAAAGCTGCAGTATTAGAAATCACATATATGGGACCGGAATTAGAATTTAAAGAAAACACATTAATTGCGATAACAGGCGGTGAAATACCTCCTAAAATTAATAGAGAAAGTGTACCGATGTATGAAACATTAAAAATTAACGCTGGGGATGTTTTGTCTTTTGATTTTTTAAAAAATGGTGCCAGAGTTTACTTATCTGTTGCGGGTGGGATTGATGTACCCGAAATTATGAGTTCCCGTTCCACATACACTTTAAGCAAAATAGGCGGAATCAATGGGCGCGCTTTAAAAGAGGGAGATACCCTCTTCATCGGGAATTTGAAGAATAAAAGTATTAAAGAGGGTGTTAAATTACCACCAGAATTAATAACTGAATTTTCCAACACTCACGAACTAAGGATAATTGAAGGCTTATATAACCACCGAATAACTCAAGAAAGTAGAGAACGTTTTTTTGAAATTGAATGGACAGTTACTCCCGATGCTAATCGAGTGGGTTATCGCCTCAAGGGAGAACGCTTGAATTTTGTACCACGCAAGCAACCTTATGGCGCTGGAAGCAATCCATCAAATGTAGTAGATGTAGGTTACCCAATAGGTTCAATACAAATTCCCGATGGTATAGAGCCTATTATTTTATTAAATGACGCTGTTACTAGTGGTGGTTACGCTACGGTGGGGACAGTCATCAGTGCGGACCTAGATGTATTAGCTCAAGCAAAAACACATGATAAATTAAAGTTTATTTCTATATCAATGGGGGAAGCTTTACAAGTTCGAAAAGAACAAAATAAAAGAATAGAAATGATTGAAGAATTTATTTACAAACACTAA
- a CDS encoding 5-oxoprolinase subunit B family protein has translation MGNSKTRYSFGGDEFLLVELSEEMSLEVNFKVRAITNEVKSNKITGIQDVCSANASYMIRFNPDVIEGTELIEKLKVVEESLGDFRKVQINSRLVEIPIYFDDPWTKETAMKFRDRHQDPNCTDIEYVAKINGFDSIKSFIHAMTNSPFLVTMIGFAPGLPFCTQIVPQEKQIEAPKYIRPRTYTPERCFAIGGTSVTIYPSEGTGGAQMLGITPVPVFDKKQELYDFKETMVFPRQGDIFKFRSICRDEYETVREEVNNGTFQYLKKDFTFTPNQILNDLEGFSETAVWRLYND, from the coding sequence ATGGGAAACTCAAAAACTCGATATAGCTTTGGCGGTGACGAATTTTTATTAGTTGAATTGAGTGAGGAGATGAGTCTCGAAGTAAACTTTAAAGTACGGGCTATTACAAATGAAGTAAAAAGTAATAAGATAACCGGGATACAAGATGTTTGTTCAGCGAATGCTTCTTATATGATCCGATTTAACCCTGATGTAATAGAAGGAACTGAGTTAATTGAAAAATTGAAAGTGGTAGAGGAATCATTGGGAGACTTTAGAAAAGTCCAAATTAATTCGCGATTAGTAGAGATTCCAATTTACTTTGACGATCCCTGGACGAAAGAAACAGCAATGAAATTTAGAGATAGACATCAAGATCCGAATTGTACTGACATCGAATATGTAGCTAAAATAAACGGTTTTGATTCAATAAAATCATTTATTCATGCCATGACAAATTCACCATTTTTAGTTACCATGATTGGATTTGCTCCTGGTTTACCATTTTGTACTCAAATTGTCCCACAAGAAAAGCAGATTGAAGCTCCTAAGTACATTAGACCGCGTACTTACACACCAGAAAGATGCTTTGCTATAGGAGGAACGTCTGTTACAATTTACCCTTCAGAGGGGACAGGGGGAGCACAAATGCTTGGCATTACTCCGGTACCTGTATTCGATAAAAAACAAGAACTTTATGATTTTAAAGAAACTATGGTGTTTCCGCGTCAAGGAGACATATTTAAATTTCGAAGTATTTGTAGAGATGAATATGAAACTGTTAGAGAAGAAGTTAATAATGGCACTTTCCAATATCTCAAAAAAGATTTCACTTTTACTCCCAATCAAATACTAAATGATTTAGAAGGATTTTCGGAAACTGCTGTGTGGAGGTTGTATAATGATTAA
- a CDS encoding LamB/YcsF family protein, translating to MKVDINCDMGESFGLYEFGYDEEMMKYITSANIACGYHAGDPHVMRKTVQLAKEYNVQIGAHPSFPDLLGFGRRELSCTEEEIKDYITYQVGALREFAKLSGLEIQHCKPHGALYVMAMEDEKLAKAILEAIAEIDKNIIIFALNNSAVTHLGEKMGMRIAKETFADREHTKSGGIVPLRKGQRIDDYTALANRVVRMVKDETVKADTGEDTRIKAQTICIHGDTPGASTLAKHIDTALKNNNIEVTPIKNII from the coding sequence ATGAAAGTCGATATAAATTGTGATATGGGAGAAAGTTTTGGGTTATATGAGTTTGGTTATGACGAAGAGATGATGAAATATATAACTTCTGCGAACATAGCTTGCGGCTATCATGCGGGGGACCCTCACGTAATGAGAAAAACTGTACAATTAGCAAAAGAATACAATGTACAAATCGGGGCACACCCTTCATTTCCTGACCTATTAGGCTTCGGAAGAAGAGAGTTGAGCTGTACAGAAGAAGAAATTAAAGATTATATAACTTATCAAGTAGGGGCATTACGAGAATTTGCTAAACTTTCAGGTCTTGAAATACAACATTGTAAACCTCATGGTGCTTTATACGTAATGGCTATGGAAGATGAAAAACTAGCAAAAGCAATTTTAGAAGCAATTGCTGAAATAGATAAAAATATAATTATCTTTGCATTGAATAATTCTGCTGTTACTCATTTAGGTGAGAAAATGGGCATGCGTATAGCTAAAGAAACATTTGCCGACCGCGAACATACTAAATCAGGAGGAATAGTTCCACTTAGAAAAGGACAAAGAATAGATGATTATACCGCTCTTGCTAATCGTGTTGTTCGTATGGTAAAGGATGAAACAGTAAAAGCTGATACTGGAGAAGACACGAGAATTAAAGCACAAACAATTTGTATTCATGGAGATACTCCAGGTGCCTCAACTTTAGCAAAACATATTGATACAGCACTGAAAAACAACAATATAGAAGTCACGCCCATCAAGAATATAATATAA
- a CDS encoding acetyl-CoA carboxylase biotin carboxylase subunit, translating into MSFFKKILVANRGEIARRIITTCKKMGIRTVAVYSDADADALFVREADESYHLGESPAKKSYLNGQKVLSIAKSCEVDAIHPGYGFLSENSSFALQCQEAGITFIGPDWKVIDSMGDKIKARQTMEEAGVPIVPGWNGDLKSIDQALIIASQLGYPLMLKASAGGGGIGMQLIRNDDELKKYFPFAKQTANSSFGDDTIFLERFIENARHIEVQVFGDNFGNVIHLFERECSIQRRNQKVIEESPSPVLSPQIRQKLCETAVKGVKKIGYTNAGTVEFLYDELSGDFYFLEMNTRLQVEHPITEKVTGLDLVELQIKVAAGEELKMEQEDIKQIGYALEARLYAEDPKTYFPSPGKLTKLTFPVEKSVRLDFSVEENSSIPPFYDPMIGKIIVHEESRNKALKKMNQALNEFKIEGIKTNLSLLKDIINDPKFIDGEYTTHFLETRSLKEKIRL; encoded by the coding sequence ATGAGTTTCTTTAAAAAAATTCTCGTGGCTAATCGTGGAGAAATTGCTAGAAGAATTATTACTACATGCAAAAAAATGGGAATCAGGACAGTCGCGGTATACTCTGATGCAGATGCAGATGCTTTATTTGTTCGAGAAGCAGACGAATCCTATCATTTAGGAGAGTCGCCAGCTAAAAAGAGTTATCTTAATGGCCAAAAGGTACTCAGTATTGCAAAAAGTTGTGAAGTAGATGCAATTCACCCGGGCTATGGATTCCTGTCGGAGAATTCCAGTTTCGCACTACAGTGTCAAGAAGCTGGGATAACATTTATCGGGCCAGATTGGAAAGTTATCGATTCCATGGGGGATAAAATAAAGGCACGACAAACTATGGAAGAAGCAGGAGTTCCTATTGTACCAGGGTGGAACGGCGACTTAAAATCAATAGATCAGGCGTTAATAATTGCTAGCCAGCTAGGATACCCATTGATGTTAAAAGCTAGTGCTGGTGGGGGTGGCATTGGAATGCAACTAATTCGTAACGATGACGAATTAAAAAAGTATTTCCCTTTCGCAAAACAAACAGCAAATTCATCCTTTGGAGATGACACTATTTTTTTAGAACGGTTTATAGAGAATGCGCGACATATAGAAGTTCAAGTTTTTGGCGATAACTTTGGAAATGTAATCCATTTATTTGAACGTGAATGTTCTATTCAGAGAAGAAATCAGAAAGTAATAGAAGAAAGCCCTTCACCAGTATTAAGTCCGCAAATTAGACAAAAACTATGTGAAACAGCCGTAAAAGGGGTTAAGAAAATTGGTTATACGAATGCGGGAACAGTAGAGTTCCTTTATGATGAACTTTCAGGGGATTTTTATTTTCTTGAAATGAATACACGATTGCAAGTAGAACATCCAATTACAGAAAAAGTAACTGGTTTAGACCTTGTGGAACTACAAATTAAAGTAGCTGCTGGTGAAGAATTGAAAATGGAACAAGAGGATATTAAGCAAATAGGATATGCATTAGAAGCACGATTATATGCTGAAGATCCAAAAACTTATTTTCCTTCCCCAGGAAAATTGACTAAATTAACTTTTCCTGTAGAAAAGAGTGTTAGATTAGACTTTTCTGTAGAGGAAAATAGTAGTATACCTCCTTTCTATGATCCTATGATAGGAAAGATTATTGTTCATGAAGAAAGTAGAAATAAAGCTTTAAAAAAAATGAATCAGGCATTAAACGAATTTAAAATAGAAGGCATTAAAACTAATTTATCCTTATTAAAAGACATTATAAATGATCCGAAATTTATAGATGGAGAATATACAACACATTTTTTAGAGACAAGAAGCTTAAAGGAGAAGATTAGATTATGA
- a CDS encoding acetyl-CoA carboxylase: protein MKELKKIVSPIPGVFYRKSSPEEPIYAEEGQQIKAGDPIGLIEIMKTYQTIYSETDGTIVSFKVQHEQAIEAGQVLVEIK, encoded by the coding sequence ATGAAAGAATTAAAGAAAATCGTTTCACCAATACCTGGTGTATTTTATCGAAAATCAAGTCCGGAAGAGCCAATATATGCGGAGGAAGGTCAACAAATAAAGGCCGGAGATCCAATAGGCTTAATTGAGATAATGAAAACATATCAGACAATTTATTCGGAGACAGATGGCACTATTGTGAGTTTTAAAGTACAACATGAACAAGCAATTGAAGCCGGACAGGTACTTGTCGAAATAAAGTAA